The following coding sequences are from one Canis lupus baileyi chromosome 19, mCanLup2.hap1, whole genome shotgun sequence window:
- the UQCR11 gene encoding cytochrome b-c1 complex subunit 10, which translates to MLSRLLGPRYRELARNWIPTAGMWGAVGAVGLVWATDWRLILDWVPYINGKFKKDN; encoded by the exons ATGCTGAGCAGGTTACTGGGCCCGCGCTACCGGGAACTGGCCAGAAACTG GATCCCCACAGCAGGCATGTGGGGTGCCGTGGGCGCTGTGGGGCTGGTGTGGGCCACGGACTGGCGGCTGATTCTGGACTGGGTGCCCTACATCAACGGCAAGTTTAAGAAGGACAATTAA
- the MBD3 gene encoding methyl-CpG-binding domain protein 3 isoform X5 has protein sequence MERKRWECPALPQGWEREEVPRRSGLSAGHRDVFYYSPSGKKFRSKPQLARYLGGSMDLSTFDFRTGKMLMSKMNRSRQRVRYDSSNQVKGKPDLNTALPVRQTASIFKQPVTKITNHPSNKVKSDPQKAVEQPRQLFWEKKLSGLNAFDIAEELVKTMDLPKGLQGVGPGCTDETLLSAIASALHTSTMPITGQLSAAVEKNPGVWLNTAQPLCKAFMVTDEDIRKQEELVQQVRKRLEEALMADMLAHVEELARDGEAPLDKTGADEDDEDDEDEDEDEPDQDQEMEHV, from the exons ATGGAGCGGAAGAGGTGGGAGTGCCCGGCGCTCCCGCAGGGCTGGGAGAGGGAAGAAGTGCCCAGAAGGTCGGGGCTGTCGGCCGGCCACAGGGATGTCTTTTACTATAG CCCCAGTGGGAAGAAGTTCCGGAGCAAGCCCCAGCTGGCACggtacctggggggctccatGGACCTGAGTACCTTCGACTTCCGGACGGGCAAGATGCTCATGAGCAAGATGAACAGGAGCCGCCAGAGGGTCCGCTATGACTCCTCGAACCAGGTCAAG GGCAAGCCCGACCTGAACACGGCCCTCCCCGTCAGACAGACGGCATCCATCTTCAAGCAGCCGGTGACCAAGATCACCAACCACCCCAGCAACAAGGTGAAGAGTGACCCCCAGAAGGCTGTGGAGCAGCCTCGGCAG CTTTTCTGGGAGAAGAAGCTGAGTGGCCTGAATGCCTTCGACATCGCTGAGGAGCTCGTGAAGACCATGGACCTCCCCAAAGGCCTGCAAG GCGTGGGACCTGGCTGCACAGATGAGACCCTGCTGTCGGCCATCGCCAGCGCCCTGCACACCAGCACCATGCCCATCACGGGGCAGCTGTCGGCCGCCGTGGAGAAGAACCCGGGGGTGTGGCTCAACACGGCCCAGCCCCTCTGCAAGGCCTTCATGGTGACCGACGAGGACATCAG GAAGCAGGAGGAGCTGGTACAGCAGGTGCGCAAGCGGCTGGAGGAGGCCCTGATGGCCGACATGCTGGCCCATGTGGAGGAGCTGGCCCGGGACGGTGAGGCGCCGCTGGACAAGACCGGTGCGGACGAGGATGATGAGGAcgacgaggacgaggacgaggacgagcccGACCAGGACCAGGAGATGGAGCATGTTTAG
- the MBD3 gene encoding methyl-CpG-binding domain protein 3 isoform X3 translates to MERKSPSGKKFRSKPQLARYLGGSMDLSTFDFRTGKMLMSKMNRSRQRVRYDSSNQVKGKPDLNTALPVRQTASIFKQPVTKITNHPSNKVKSDPQKAVEQPRQLFWEKKLSGLNAFDIAEELVKTMDLPKGLQGVGPGCTDETLLSAIASALHTSTMPITGQLSAAVEKNPGVWLNTAQPLCKAFMVTDEDIRFYLLMRDTHREAETQAEGAAGSMQGAQCGTRSWDPGSPLSPSGVPLSTFSLQTLLNRRIHMHLCAGPRRRADGKQEELVQQVRKRLEEALMADMLAHVEELARDGEAPLDKTGADEDDEDDEDEDEDEPDQDQEMEHV, encoded by the exons ATGGAGCGGAAGAG CCCCAGTGGGAAGAAGTTCCGGAGCAAGCCCCAGCTGGCACggtacctggggggctccatGGACCTGAGTACCTTCGACTTCCGGACGGGCAAGATGCTCATGAGCAAGATGAACAGGAGCCGCCAGAGGGTCCGCTATGACTCCTCGAACCAGGTCAAG GGCAAGCCCGACCTGAACACGGCCCTCCCCGTCAGACAGACGGCATCCATCTTCAAGCAGCCGGTGACCAAGATCACCAACCACCCCAGCAACAAGGTGAAGAGTGACCCCCAGAAGGCTGTGGAGCAGCCTCGGCAG CTTTTCTGGGAGAAGAAGCTGAGTGGCCTGAATGCCTTCGACATCGCTGAGGAGCTCGTGAAGACCATGGACCTCCCCAAAGGCCTGCAAG GCGTGGGACCTGGCTGCACAGATGAGACCCTGCTGTCGGCCATCGCCAGCGCCCTGCACACCAGCACCATGCCCATCACGGGGCAGCTGTCGGCCGCCGTGGAGAAGAACCCGGGGGTGTGGCTCAACACGGCCCAGCCCCTCTGCAAGGCCTTCATGGTGACCGACGAGGACATCAG attttacttactcatgagagacacacacagagaggcagagacccaggcggagggagcagccggctccatgcagggagcccaatgtgggactcgatcctgggacccagggtcaccgctgagcccctcaggcgtCCCGTTGTCTACTTTCTCTTTGCAAACTCTGCTCAACCGACGGATTCACATGCATCTGTGCGCTGGGCCCAGGAGGAGAGCCGACGG GAAGCAGGAGGAGCTGGTACAGCAGGTGCGCAAGCGGCTGGAGGAGGCCCTGATGGCCGACATGCTGGCCCATGTGGAGGAGCTGGCCCGGGACGGTGAGGCGCCGCTGGACAAGACCGGTGCGGACGAGGATGATGAGGAcgacgaggacgaggacgaggacgagcccGACCAGGACCAGGAGATGGAGCATGTTTAG
- the MBD3 gene encoding methyl-CpG-binding domain protein 3 isoform X6 produces the protein MERKSPSGKKFRSKPQLARYLGGSMDLSTFDFRTGKMLMSKMNRSRQRVRYDSSNQVKGKPDLNTALPVRQTASIFKQPVTKITNHPSNKVKSDPQKAVEQPRQLFWEKKLSGLNAFDIAEELVKTMDLPKGLQGVGPGCTDETLLSAIASALHTSTMPITGQLSAAVEKNPGVWLNTAQPLCKAFMVTDEDIRKQEELVQQVRKRLEEALMADMLAHVEELARDGEAPLDKTGADEDDEDDEDEDEDEPDQDQEMEHV, from the exons ATGGAGCGGAAGAG CCCCAGTGGGAAGAAGTTCCGGAGCAAGCCCCAGCTGGCACggtacctggggggctccatGGACCTGAGTACCTTCGACTTCCGGACGGGCAAGATGCTCATGAGCAAGATGAACAGGAGCCGCCAGAGGGTCCGCTATGACTCCTCGAACCAGGTCAAG GGCAAGCCCGACCTGAACACGGCCCTCCCCGTCAGACAGACGGCATCCATCTTCAAGCAGCCGGTGACCAAGATCACCAACCACCCCAGCAACAAGGTGAAGAGTGACCCCCAGAAGGCTGTGGAGCAGCCTCGGCAG CTTTTCTGGGAGAAGAAGCTGAGTGGCCTGAATGCCTTCGACATCGCTGAGGAGCTCGTGAAGACCATGGACCTCCCCAAAGGCCTGCAAG GCGTGGGACCTGGCTGCACAGATGAGACCCTGCTGTCGGCCATCGCCAGCGCCCTGCACACCAGCACCATGCCCATCACGGGGCAGCTGTCGGCCGCCGTGGAGAAGAACCCGGGGGTGTGGCTCAACACGGCCCAGCCCCTCTGCAAGGCCTTCATGGTGACCGACGAGGACATCAG GAAGCAGGAGGAGCTGGTACAGCAGGTGCGCAAGCGGCTGGAGGAGGCCCTGATGGCCGACATGCTGGCCCATGTGGAGGAGCTGGCCCGGGACGGTGAGGCGCCGCTGGACAAGACCGGTGCGGACGAGGATGATGAGGAcgacgaggacgaggacgaggacgagcccGACCAGGACCAGGAGATGGAGCATGTTTAG
- the MBD3 gene encoding methyl-CpG-binding domain protein 3 isoform X1 has protein sequence MERKRWECPALPQGWEREEVPRRSGLSAGHRDVFYYSPSGKKFRSKPQLARYLGGSMDLSTFDFRTGKMLMSKMNRSRQRVRYDSSNQVKGKPDLNTALPVRQTASIFKQPVTKITNHPSNKVKSDPQKAVEQPRQLFWEKKLSGLNAFDIAEELVKTMDLPKGLQGVGPGCTDETLLSAIASALHTSTMPITGQLSAAVEKNPGVWLNTAQPLCKAFMVTDEDIRFYLLMRDTHREAETQAEGAAGSMQGAQCGTRSWDPGSPLSPSGVPLSTFSLQTLLNRRIHMHLCAGPRRRADGKQEELVQQVRKRLEEALMADMLAHVEELARDGEAPLDKTGADEDDEDDEDEDEDEPDQDQEMEHV, from the exons ATGGAGCGGAAGAGGTGGGAGTGCCCGGCGCTCCCGCAGGGCTGGGAGAGGGAAGAAGTGCCCAGAAGGTCGGGGCTGTCGGCCGGCCACAGGGATGTCTTTTACTATAG CCCCAGTGGGAAGAAGTTCCGGAGCAAGCCCCAGCTGGCACggtacctggggggctccatGGACCTGAGTACCTTCGACTTCCGGACGGGCAAGATGCTCATGAGCAAGATGAACAGGAGCCGCCAGAGGGTCCGCTATGACTCCTCGAACCAGGTCAAG GGCAAGCCCGACCTGAACACGGCCCTCCCCGTCAGACAGACGGCATCCATCTTCAAGCAGCCGGTGACCAAGATCACCAACCACCCCAGCAACAAGGTGAAGAGTGACCCCCAGAAGGCTGTGGAGCAGCCTCGGCAG CTTTTCTGGGAGAAGAAGCTGAGTGGCCTGAATGCCTTCGACATCGCTGAGGAGCTCGTGAAGACCATGGACCTCCCCAAAGGCCTGCAAG GCGTGGGACCTGGCTGCACAGATGAGACCCTGCTGTCGGCCATCGCCAGCGCCCTGCACACCAGCACCATGCCCATCACGGGGCAGCTGTCGGCCGCCGTGGAGAAGAACCCGGGGGTGTGGCTCAACACGGCCCAGCCCCTCTGCAAGGCCTTCATGGTGACCGACGAGGACATCAG attttacttactcatgagagacacacacagagaggcagagacccaggcggagggagcagccggctccatgcagggagcccaatgtgggactcgatcctgggacccagggtcaccgctgagcccctcaggcgtCCCGTTGTCTACTTTCTCTTTGCAAACTCTGCTCAACCGACGGATTCACATGCATCTGTGCGCTGGGCCCAGGAGGAGAGCCGACGG GAAGCAGGAGGAGCTGGTACAGCAGGTGCGCAAGCGGCTGGAGGAGGCCCTGATGGCCGACATGCTGGCCCATGTGGAGGAGCTGGCCCGGGACGGTGAGGCGCCGCTGGACAAGACCGGTGCGGACGAGGATGATGAGGAcgacgaggacgaggacgaggacgagcccGACCAGGACCAGGAGATGGAGCATGTTTAG
- the MBD3 gene encoding methyl-CpG-binding domain protein 3 isoform X2: MKPASPRLCPAGSVRSPSGKKFRSKPQLARYLGGSMDLSTFDFRTGKMLMSKMNRSRQRVRYDSSNQVKGKPDLNTALPVRQTASIFKQPVTKITNHPSNKVKSDPQKAVEQPRQLFWEKKLSGLNAFDIAEELVKTMDLPKGLQGVGPGCTDETLLSAIASALHTSTMPITGQLSAAVEKNPGVWLNTAQPLCKAFMVTDEDIRFYLLMRDTHREAETQAEGAAGSMQGAQCGTRSWDPGSPLSPSGVPLSTFSLQTLLNRRIHMHLCAGPRRRADGKQEELVQQVRKRLEEALMADMLAHVEELARDGEAPLDKTGADEDDEDDEDEDEDEPDQDQEMEHV, from the exons ATGAAGCCTGCATCCCCGCGGCTCTGTCCCGCTGGGTCAGTGAGGAG CCCCAGTGGGAAGAAGTTCCGGAGCAAGCCCCAGCTGGCACggtacctggggggctccatGGACCTGAGTACCTTCGACTTCCGGACGGGCAAGATGCTCATGAGCAAGATGAACAGGAGCCGCCAGAGGGTCCGCTATGACTCCTCGAACCAGGTCAAG GGCAAGCCCGACCTGAACACGGCCCTCCCCGTCAGACAGACGGCATCCATCTTCAAGCAGCCGGTGACCAAGATCACCAACCACCCCAGCAACAAGGTGAAGAGTGACCCCCAGAAGGCTGTGGAGCAGCCTCGGCAG CTTTTCTGGGAGAAGAAGCTGAGTGGCCTGAATGCCTTCGACATCGCTGAGGAGCTCGTGAAGACCATGGACCTCCCCAAAGGCCTGCAAG GCGTGGGACCTGGCTGCACAGATGAGACCCTGCTGTCGGCCATCGCCAGCGCCCTGCACACCAGCACCATGCCCATCACGGGGCAGCTGTCGGCCGCCGTGGAGAAGAACCCGGGGGTGTGGCTCAACACGGCCCAGCCCCTCTGCAAGGCCTTCATGGTGACCGACGAGGACATCAG attttacttactcatgagagacacacacagagaggcagagacccaggcggagggagcagccggctccatgcagggagcccaatgtgggactcgatcctgggacccagggtcaccgctgagcccctcaggcgtCCCGTTGTCTACTTTCTCTTTGCAAACTCTGCTCAACCGACGGATTCACATGCATCTGTGCGCTGGGCCCAGGAGGAGAGCCGACGG GAAGCAGGAGGAGCTGGTACAGCAGGTGCGCAAGCGGCTGGAGGAGGCCCTGATGGCCGACATGCTGGCCCATGTGGAGGAGCTGGCCCGGGACGGTGAGGCGCCGCTGGACAAGACCGGTGCGGACGAGGATGATGAGGAcgacgaggacgaggacgaggacgagcccGACCAGGACCAGGAGATGGAGCATGTTTAG
- the MBD3 gene encoding methyl-CpG-binding domain protein 3 isoform X4, producing the protein MDLSTFDFRTGKMLMSKMNRSRQRVRYDSSNQVKGKPDLNTALPVRQTASIFKQPVTKITNHPSNKVKSDPQKAVEQPRQLFWEKKLSGLNAFDIAEELVKTMDLPKGLQGVGPGCTDETLLSAIASALHTSTMPITGQLSAAVEKNPGVWLNTAQPLCKAFMVTDEDIRFYLLMRDTHREAETQAEGAAGSMQGAQCGTRSWDPGSPLSPSGVPLSTFSLQTLLNRRIHMHLCAGPRRRADGKQEELVQQVRKRLEEALMADMLAHVEELARDGEAPLDKTGADEDDEDDEDEDEDEPDQDQEMEHV; encoded by the exons atGGACCTGAGTACCTTCGACTTCCGGACGGGCAAGATGCTCATGAGCAAGATGAACAGGAGCCGCCAGAGGGTCCGCTATGACTCCTCGAACCAGGTCAAG GGCAAGCCCGACCTGAACACGGCCCTCCCCGTCAGACAGACGGCATCCATCTTCAAGCAGCCGGTGACCAAGATCACCAACCACCCCAGCAACAAGGTGAAGAGTGACCCCCAGAAGGCTGTGGAGCAGCCTCGGCAG CTTTTCTGGGAGAAGAAGCTGAGTGGCCTGAATGCCTTCGACATCGCTGAGGAGCTCGTGAAGACCATGGACCTCCCCAAAGGCCTGCAAG GCGTGGGACCTGGCTGCACAGATGAGACCCTGCTGTCGGCCATCGCCAGCGCCCTGCACACCAGCACCATGCCCATCACGGGGCAGCTGTCGGCCGCCGTGGAGAAGAACCCGGGGGTGTGGCTCAACACGGCCCAGCCCCTCTGCAAGGCCTTCATGGTGACCGACGAGGACATCAG attttacttactcatgagagacacacacagagaggcagagacccaggcggagggagcagccggctccatgcagggagcccaatgtgggactcgatcctgggacccagggtcaccgctgagcccctcaggcgtCCCGTTGTCTACTTTCTCTTTGCAAACTCTGCTCAACCGACGGATTCACATGCATCTGTGCGCTGGGCCCAGGAGGAGAGCCGACGG GAAGCAGGAGGAGCTGGTACAGCAGGTGCGCAAGCGGCTGGAGGAGGCCCTGATGGCCGACATGCTGGCCCATGTGGAGGAGCTGGCCCGGGACGGTGAGGCGCCGCTGGACAAGACCGGTGCGGACGAGGATGATGAGGAcgacgaggacgaggacgaggacgagcccGACCAGGACCAGGAGATGGAGCATGTTTAG